The genomic segment agagcaaaaataaacccatgggacctcatccaactgaaaagcttttgcacagcaaaggaaacccaaaagaaaacaaaaagaaaacttacagaatgggaaaaatagtttaaaatgatgcaaccgacaagggcttaatctctagaatatataaacaacttatacaacccaacagcaaaaaagccaatcaatcaattgaaaaatgggcaaaagacctgaatagacatttctccaaggaagatatacagatggccagcaaacacatgaaaaaaggctcaacatcgctgactataagagaaatgcaaatcaaaactaccatgagatatcccctcacaccagtcagaatggccatcattaataaatccacaaataacaagtgcgggagggggtgtggagaaaagggaaccgtcctacactgttgatgggaatgtaaactgctacagccactacggagaacagtttgaagataccttagaaatctatacatagaacttccatatgaccccacaatcccactcttgggcatctatccggacaaaactctacttaaaagagacacgagcacccgcatgttcattgcagcactattcacaatagccaagacatggaaacaacccaaatgcccatcgacagaggattcgattcggaagatgtggtatatatacacaatggaatactactcagccataaaaaagaatgacataatgccatttgcagcaacatggatggagctacaGAACCTCATACTGactgaaatgagccagaaagacaaagacaaataccatattatatcacttataactggaatctaatatccagcacaaatgaacatctccacagaagagaaaatcatggacttggagaagagacttgtggctggctgatgggagggggagggagtgggagggagcaggagcttggggttatcacataccacttagaatagatttataaggagatcctgctgaaaagcattgagaactttgtctagatagcaatgttgcaaaagaagaaaggctgggggaaaaatgtaattgtaatgtatacatgtaaggataacctgacccctcttgctgtacagtgggaaaaaaaaaatactaaataatttaaaaaaaaaaaaaaaagaaaagaaagctaatgCTTAGGAAATCCGTCATGGAGAACAATgcaactttgtgtgtgtgcgtgggtcttgtgttgtttgtcttttcagggcttccCCCTCGGCACGTGCAGAGTCCTGTGCTAGAGGTCCTATTGCTGGCTgacatagttttgcaagtcctacctagccagggccctcagagaagaacaagacacaaaaggaatccacatcggaaaggaagaagtcaagcgACCCCTCAATGCACATGACGTGATCCTATCCCCGCAGACCCCTCAAGACGCTCCCAGAAAACGGGTAGAGCGCCTCAGTGAATGGGGCCAAGTCGCAGGAGGCACCATGAAGGCACAGAAATCGACTGCCTTTCTCTACCCTGGGAACGAGAGCTCGGAGAGAGACATCGGGGAAACGATCCCATTTGCCGTCACCTCCCAAAGAAGAGACGGCTGAGGAAGAGACCTCCCTGGAGAGACGCAAGGACGTCCTGGGAACCCTCCAAGACGCTGATGCAAGCAATCCAAGAGGACGCAAACAGATGGCAAGACACACCATGCCCTTGCGTTGCAAGAGCCTATAGTAGCCCAAGGACCATGCTCCCCGAGGCAGTCCACAGAGTCACCGCCATCCCTGTCAAATGCCCAAGACCGTTGTTCACAGCACGAGACcatggggttggtggggggaggggagctggagcagcccagagggaccctgggggagacatggggaaggaggaaggccaGTTGGGGGGACCCCAGGAAGTGACCTCACTTCCCTGGCGACAGAGGCCAACGGAACTTGGAACCTGGGGAGCCGGGCACCTACTGGTCCAGTCCAGGAGAGGacggaggagggatggactggctcTGCTGCATCCCGCTCTCCCgaggccgaggccgaggccgCAGGCGTCGTCGCGGCAGAGATGGCCTCTGCCAAGCCTGCAGAACCTGGATGAGAACGCGAGGCGGACGCCTATGGGCCGTTGCCCGCAGGGACCCAGAGGTAACACCGGGAGAGGGAGCTccagccaagggcagggacctctcGGATCCCACACGGGAGCCCCAAGTCCCCTCCCTGGATGACTATGTGCAGAGGCGCGTGGTGAGGGGTGGGCCCGCCTCAAGCAAGAGCCGGCTGATGAGGGCTTGGAGgcctgctgggcagggcctgtccacaccccaggacacagctggctggggagaagcagggggcTGAGGGGGGTAGGTGTGGAGTCAGGGCCGAGCCCTGCGTGCCAGCGGtacccccagccctccagggggCTCTCGTTCCTCCCGGGTCAGGGGGGAGCCACTGGTGTGTGGCGGGGCTGTGGTGTCTGAGCAGGCAAGGCCTCCCCTGTTCTGGGAGCTGAAGGCAAGGGGGCAGAAGAAGCAGCGAGAAGCTAACAGCCCCACAGGGCTCTGACGCCTCGGGGCCGGGCCCTCTGATGCTCACTGTCATTGCAGAGTCCCCCACCTGAGACCCGCCAGGAACGgggtgaggaaggcagaaggcCACCCGAGGAACCTCCACACAGACTGCTCCCCGGGGTCCTCTGCCGGGCTGGTGGGGAGCGCAGGAGCGCCAGCTGTGGCCATGAAGACACCGTCCACACGAGCCTGACAACCCTGGAAGGCCTGGCcccccctgaggcccagcctgaagGTGAGAAGAGGGGGCCGGGGCTCTGGGCGCGGTGGGGGGAGCTGAGGTGGGGGCCGCACAGCGGGGAGTCCCCAGAGGATGCTGTTGGGCCAGGAGCCAAGACAAAGGCACGCGCCCCGCCTGGAGGACAGCAGAGCCAGAAGGGGCTGGCCGGGACCGGTCGGGAAGGCTCTGGGAGGACTGCTCTCCTTGGAAGAGCACATGGCAAGGCGGGCAGGCACCAaacctcttcctctctcacacCTCCAGCAGGAGACCCGGAGCCAGAGGCCAAGACGCCAGCCGAGCGGAAAGACCCTGGAGCAGCCCCCAGAGGAGGTCCAAGACCACAGGAGGACTCAGCACCCGGGCAGGGAGGACCTGTAGCTCTTTCAGAGGGACACTCACGTCCTCGTGGGGACTCGCCCCCCGGGGAGGAtgaaccctctgctcctctcccaagaGGCCCAGCTCCTCTTGAGGAGTCCCCCACCCGGGCAGGGTGGAACCAAGGCGCCTCCTGCAGCAGGACCAGGCCCCCAGGAAGACTCAACTCATGGGCAGGATcaacctgctgctcctcctgaagGAAGACCAGAGCCTCATGAGGTCTCACCTCCCGGGccggatgaaaatcctgctcctcctccaggaggacgaggcCCTCAGGAGGACGCACTAGGTGGGTGGGATGAAaatgctgctcctcctcctggaggacaaggctctcaggtggactcaccagccaggcagaatgaaaatcctgctcctcctcccggaGGACGAGCCTCTCATGAGCACTCACTAGCTGGGCGGGAtgcaaatcctgctcctcctcctggaggacaaggctctcaggtggactcaccagccaggcagaatgaaaatcctgttcctcctcctggaggacgaggctctcagaaGGACTCATCAGCCGGGAAGGATGAAAATCTGGTTAatcctcctggaggacaaggctctcatgatgtctcaccagccaggcaggatgaacattctgctcctcctgcaggaggacaaggctctcatgaggactcaggagccgggcaggatgaaaatccagctcc from the Phacochoerus africanus isolate WHEZ1 chromosome 15, ROS_Pafr_v1, whole genome shotgun sequence genome contains:
- the LOC125116247 gene encoding basic proline-rich protein-like; protein product: MDWLCCIPLSRGRGRGRRRRRGRDGLCQACRTWMRTRGGRLWAVARRDPESPPPETRQERGEEGRRPPEEPPHRLLPGVLCRAGGERRSASCGHEDTVHTSLTTLEGLAPPEAQPEAGDPEPEAKTPAERKDPGAAPRGGPRPQEDSAPGQGGPVALSEGHSRPRGDSPPGEDEPSAPLPRGPAPLEESPTRAGWNQGASCSRTRPPGRLNSWAGSTCCSS